A DNA window from Plasmodium brasilianum strain Bolivian I chromosome 12, whole genome shotgun sequence contains the following coding sequences:
- a CDS encoding 26S proteasome regulatory subunit RPN2 encodes MDFERNLHKSDIVTSASGVIALLNEEETSLKIFGLEKLNAIVDIYWPELADHIFKIEELCEDQNFVGRELANLVASKVYFHLEKYPEALKYALCSGKLFNINEKSQYVETMLAKCIEKYVEIRERDYEGEDFSNDDYCDNDNINGYNNISGYNSSNNNNNNNNVNNVNNVNNVNNVNNNNNSNHVPVHNNSGKSNLTINNGNSGASFIASNAYNTNVNYNNVDDDNTYSRSNFSLYNNFDNNISSYHNNSNTNKGINDKDIFNLDLNNDINKKMEQFVDEMLEICIKNNSVKEALGVALDARRLDKVEYIILNSPNKIEILQHSISNERHINTTKKFRRDFFKLLVKIYLSMDEEELKNEYINLCKCLFYVNDYVKVAEILLNLLHNYHLMAYQISFDLVDLENRKFLKNILRQIKEILMKNKTYYYGEENYSTISFNELKKDTIITNDNILVEQHANGDQSERKDNAHADAVATSAVVDDSKNKNNNIGDNTTPLQNQENSVNETIENEKVQEEELEKENTDNDKNSESKKEDKNKSSDDDVFMYVHEKHKLYDKIKILVYILTGKVTINLYIEFLHRNNHADLILLDSYKNAVDSRSSITHHGIVIAHALMQTGTTCDVFLRSNIEWLSKAINWAKFSATASLGVVYKGHVNESFIVLSSHLPYNDVTRQIANNLNVGISPSGVYSEGGSLYALGLIHACNNTNDKKVKNYLLAQLKLNVNDEVLQHGCCLGLGLVCLGESDDDLVYDELKAVMYSDSAVAGESAAYAIGLLKLGSGDEKCVDELLAYAHDTQHEKITRACSISLGFVMFQKEKEADALIEELINDKDAIIRYGGMFTIALAYCGLSNYNKHIIKKLLHFSVSDVSDDVRRAAVIALGFVLCNTPSQVPMFLNLLIESYNPHVRYGAALALGIACAASGNEEAIDMLMPLLTDTTDFVRQSAFISLGLIFQQSNEHVNPNFKKYKDEIMKILSDKHEDIMAKFGAIVGAGLLDICGRNAVSTFFTRRANIIRPQSAVGFCLFSQLWYWFPLIHMISLTFLPTCLIGLTEDLKVPKNFSVISTCKNHTFDYPSFLSKEKTQEKKETVTAVLSTTAKRKTLKLKKQKSDNKLTKEKTAQDDNSSVLSDGKSMKNLEILSTAATVGQSSHVSHAESIEGSANDENTNEQANDSNNFAHLQKIKKPDSKSKNTSISSSTNNNVDMKNPCRVIKMQEKFIEYLPSDRFKPILPTRKSGFIMLIDTAPSEPSDFIELNLENNSKKEAPPFEPFVWKEEN; translated from the exons ATGGATTTTGAGAGAAACCTGCACAAAAGTGATATTGTCACATCAGCCTCAGGAGTGATAGCACTATTGAACGAGGAAGAAACtagtttaaaaatatttggtTTGGAAAAGTTGAATGCTATTGTTGATATATACTGGCCTGAATTAGCTGaccatatttttaaaattgagGAATTATGTGAAGATCAGAATTTTGTAGGTCGAGAGCTAGCCAATTTAGTTGCCAGTAAggtttattttcatttagaaaaatacCCAGAAGCTTTAAAATATGCACTGTGTTCAGGTAAattgtttaatataaatgaaaaatcgCAATATGTTGAAACAATGTTGGCTAAATGTATTGAGAAATACGTAGAAATTAGGGAAAGGGATTATGAAGGTGAGGATTTTAGCAATGACGATTATTGCGATAATGACAATATTAATGGATACAACAACATTAGTGGTTACAAcagtagtaacaataacaacaataataataatgttaataatgttaataatgttaataatgttaataatgttaataataataataatagtaatcaTGTTCCCGTTCATAATAATAGCGGTAAAAGTAACCTTACCATTAATAATGGAAATAGTGGAGCTTCTTTTATTGCTAGTAACGCGTACAATACCAatgttaattataacaatgtGGATGATGACAATACATACAGTAGAAGCAACTTTAGCctgtataataattttgacaACAATATTAGTAGTTAtcataataacagtaataccAATAAAGGTATAAATGATAAggacatttttaatttggatttaaataatgatataaataaaaaaatggagcAATTTGTTGATGAGATGTtagaaatatgtataaaaaataatagcgTGAAAGAAGCGTTAGGGGTTGCTTTAGATGCCAGACGTTTGGATAAAGTagaatatatcattttaaattctccaaataaaatagaaatattacaGCATTCTATTTCTAATGAAAGACATATTAATACtactaaaaaatttagaagagatttttttaaacttttagTAAAAATTTATCTTTCCATGGATGAAGAAGAATTGAAAAacgaatatattaatttatgtaaatgtttattttatgtaaatgatTATGTAAAAGTTGCAGAGATATTATTAAATCTGTTACATAATTATCATTTGATGGCATATCAAATATCTTTCGATTTAGTAGATttagaaaatagaaaatttttaaaaaatattttaagacaaataaaagaaattcttatgaaaaataaaacgtaCTATTACGGAGAGGAAAATTATAGTACTATTTCATTCAATGAATTGAAAAAAGATACAATTATTACGAATGACAATATTTTAGTTGAACAGCATGCAAATGGGGATCAGAGTGAAAGAAAAGATAATGCTCATGCCGATGCCGTTGCAACTTCGGCTGTTGTTGAtgatagtaaaaataaaaataataatattggtGATAATACAACTCCTTTGCAAAATCAAGAAAATAGTGTGAACGAAACGATAGAGAATGAAAAAGTACAGGAGGAGGAATTGGAAAAAGAGAATACAGACAATGATAAGAACAGCGAATCGAAAAaggaagataaaaataaatcatctGATGATGATGTATTCATGTACGTACatgaaaaacataaattatatgataaaataaaaatattagtttatatattaactgGAAAAGTAaccataaatttatatatcgAATTCTTGCATCGTAACAATCATGCtgatttaatattattagatAGTTATAAGAATGCTGTAGATTCTAGAAGTAGTATAACACATCATGGAATTGTAATAGCACATGCATTAATGCAAACAGGCACTACATGTGACGTTTTCTTACGTTCAAATATTGAGTGGTTATCAAAAGCAATTAACTGGGCTAAATTTTCAGCCACTGCTTCTTTAGGAGTTGTATATAAAGGACATGTAAATGAGTCTTTCATTGTTCTTTCATCTCATTTACCATACAACGATGTAACCCGACAGATAGCAAACAATTTAAACGTAGGTATTTCACCAAGTGGTGTATATTCAGAGGGGGGTTCCTTATATGCTCTTGGTTTAATACATGCCTGTAATAATACTAATGATAAGaaggtaaaaaattatttattagctcaattaaaattaaatgtgaATGATGAAGTATTACAACATGGTTGTTGCTTAGGGTTAGGTTTAGTTTGCTTAGGAGAAAGTGATGATGATTTAGTTTATGATGAGTTAAAAGCAGTTATGTATTCTGATTCTGCAGTAGCAGGTGAAAGTGCTGCTTATGCCATTGGATTGTTAAAATTAGGGAGTGGAGATGAAAAATGTGTAGATGAATTGTTGGCATATGCACATGATACGCAACATGAAAAGATAACAAGAGCATGTAGTATAAGTTTAGGATTTGTTATGTttcaaaaggaaaaagaagcaGATGCATTAATTgaagaattaataaatgataaagatGCTATTATAAGATATGGAGGTATGTTTACTATCGCTTTAGCATACTGTGGTTTatcaaattataataaacatataataaagaaattattacatttttctgTTTCAGACGTAAGTGATGATGTTAGAAGAGCAGCTGTTATTGCATTAGGTTTTGTATTATGTAATACCCCTTCACAAGTACCcatgtttttaaatttattaattgaaAGCTATAATCCACATGTACGTTATGGTGCTGCTCTAGCGTTAGGTATTGCATGTGCAGCATCAGGAAATGAAGAAGCAATAGATATGTTAATGCCGTTATTAACAGATACAACCGATTTTGTTAGGCAGAGTGCTTTCATATCATTAGGATTAATTTTTCAACAATCAAATGAACATGTTAAtcctaattttaaaaaatataaagatgaaattatgaaaattttatcagATAAACACGAAGATATTATGGCAAAATTTGGAGCTATTGTAGGTGCTGGCTTATTAGATATATGTGGAAGAAATGCTGTTTCTACGTTTTTTACAAGAAGAGCTAATATTATAAGACCGCAGTCAGCTGTTGGTTTTTGCCTGTTTAGTCAATTATGGTATTGGTTTCCTTTAATACATATGATAAGCTTAACCTTTTTACCTACTTGTTTAATTGGCCTTACAGAAGATTTGAAAGTTCCTAAAAACTTTAGTGTTATATCTACTTGTAAAAATCATACTTTTGACTAtccttcttttttaagtAAGGAAAAAAcgcaagaaaaaaaagaaacagtCACAGCAGTCTTATCTACAACTGCCAAGAGAAAAACATTGAAAttgaagaaacaaaaaagtgataacaaattaacaaaggaaaaaacagcACAAGACGACAATAGTTCTGTTTTATCTGATGGAAAATCtatgaaaaatttagaaattttAAGTACAGCAGCTACAGTAGGTCAGTCTAGTCATGTATCTCATGCAGAAAGCATTGAAGGTAGTGCAAATGACGAAAATACGAACGAACAGGCAAAtgattcaaataattttgcacatctacaaaaaattaagaaaccTGAcagtaaaagtaaaaatactAGTATATCGTCATCCACTAATAATAAC GTTGATATGAAAAACCCGTGTAGAGTTATAAAAATGCAAGAAAAGTTTATTGAGTACCTACCCAGTGATAGATTCAAACCTATTCTTCCAACACGAAAATCGGGCTTTATTATGCTTATAGATACAGc GCCATCAGAACCATCCGACTTTATAGAATTAAACCTTGAGAATAATAGCAAGAAGGAAGCTCCTCCTTTTGAGCCTTTTGTGtggaaagaagaaaattaa
- a CDS encoding enkurin domain-containing protein translates to MENYEKLFESIDLKDDNAYNIIKESEEKKIKKILYKSKHDPNLLPSYSTFNLRGKRYSISNVAGELVKKVEKQKKVKDLQNSYDKKILKKGEKNQTIPSLNEIRKINPTLLTIKEKKKKYKDALPDRHDIPLMNLTADVDYVYDNAVQVINTKPVVKKKKEGKILLDEDPLTKEDYGKISPYLIKIKNELREKESLKKQDIIDEEKIAKELELKKENLLVELKNKYNEINKEYLKISHIVDINSVRKLKKKENYEKELNQLEKDIQKLEKMSY, encoded by the coding sequence ggagaaCTACGAAAAGTTATTTGAAAGTATAGATTTAAAAGATGACaatgcatataatattataaaggaaagtgaagaaaaaaagataaaaaaaatattgtacaaATCAAAACATGATCCTAATTTATTACCAAGCTATTCAACTTTTAATCTAAGAGGGAAACGTTACAGCATTTCTAATGTAGCAGGTGAACTAGTTAAAAAAGTagagaaacaaaaaaaagtaaaagatttacaaaatagttatgacaaaaaaatattaaaaaaaggagaaaaaaatcAAACGATACCATCTCTTaatgaaataagaaaaataaatccaactttattaacaattaaggaaaaaaaaaaaaaatataaagacgCTCTACCAGACAGACATGATATACCATTAATGAATTTAACAGCAGATGTTGATTATGTTTATGATAATGCTGTTCAAGTGATTAATACAAAACCtgttgttaaaaaaaaaaaggaaggaaAAATTCTCTTAGATGAAGACCCACTAACCAAAGAAGACTATGGTAAAATAAGTCCATatctaattaaaataaaaaatgaattaagagaaaaagaaagtttGAAGAAACAAGATATTAttgatgaagaaaaaatagctaaagaattagaattaaaaaaggagaatttATTGGTAgaacttaaaaataaatataatgaaatcaataaagaatatttaaagatATCCCATATTGTCGATATTAATTCGGTtaggaaattaaaaaaaaaggaaaattacgAAAAGGAACTAAATCAGTTAGAAAAggatatacaaaaattagaaaaaatgagTTACTAA
- a CDS encoding hypothetical protein (conserved Plasmodium protein) codes for MKIILLLLFFFIFNKSVLLKKTYDIPLINYEMIPLQRWKVSAKELAKLKENLKIFITSEIQKEGTTLLRKYYKEFYISNENNENEMEVERSSSEKESKSSPFLGNTKMDDEANENKRKESLDINGPILLI; via the exons atgaaaataatactattgctgcttttcttttttatttttaataaaagcgTTCTCCTCAAAAAGACATACGATATTcctttaataaattatgaaatgaTTCCTTTGCAAAG GTGGAAGGTATCGGCAAAAGAATTAGcaaaattaaaggaaaatttaaaaatttttataacatcag AAATTCAGAAAGAAGGAACTACCTTGCTtcgaaaatattataaagaattttatatttcaa atgAAAACAACGag AATGAAATGGAAGTTGAAAGATCTTCCTCTGAAAAGGAAAGCAAAAGTTCTCCATTCCTAGGGAACACAAAAATGG ATGATGAAgcaaatgaaaataagaGAAAAGAATCACTGGACATAAATGGtccaatattattaatttaa
- a CDS encoding AP2 domain transcription factor AP2-EXP, which produces MDENTNTELNFNSLILPLDGKSTHHSINSVSNNNSNNGNNKGNNNNNNLNSTTTMNLSTNISNNMSESVNNNLNSSMSSSMGNNIGTNMGSNMSHHLSNNMSNNMSNNMSHNISNNINSNLNNNINSNLNNNINSNLNNNINSNLNNNINNNVKTNMNSNVNINLNNNVNNSINSNINKNVNNGINSSMNNNNSNNSINNISRGGGVENGGLNNTAGPVPPMEPVVVEVKKKVGRPKGAVSANKIIKKEEKVSTSSSGYPGVSWNKRMCAWLAFFYDGASRRSRTFHPKHFNMDKEKARLAAVDFMKTLENNGRKKLTKNKAGRNKTKHLNNDHLAALHNSDVANSLNTLNSNNNNLQMQLMSMNPGFYMQNINRNFNMSSMSANERNNLNNTFNSLNNNSSMNNLTKNMQEQNALYIHNSNNSLFNNNMHLINNTNNNLNCNNSNNNNNNNSNNGNTNLHYLNDLIFHSNLLQGAAAGGSNVSFHDRNMNNSANDLLNLEENLGLQKKEVEGLMNALFRQNYNMNLNMSSIDKHFMQNSTSNNNNNNASNNNGISNNNNNNNNSNNHQVMNTSPSHSGGGNSNNSGNGNNSINNNNSVNNKSTSNSINNNSSQNAHMYISNHKNDAFDNNSNSNINSNINSNINSNINSNINNGINNSINNSINNSINNSINNNNNNESNNNNNPSNLSSFYDYNFDIYRGNLSPHLLDMVNRMNNDLKEGKNLDNLNDDINDLNFRLHENSAWINQLRHSHNNLCNNLNNNHCDLCDTNVSPDHNNSNNLKNQIEINKRKKSGSSIPVNNRKNELLDENNNNNNNCNNNNNNNCNNNANNNCNNNNTNTFDMNNLPCNCPAQLRNQKNHNLFCMFYNHSNTPPPNDNSYNYLPWNNASSNNNIMNNMEKSEKLVDNTNGNNNTNSTNTNNNSRNVGDANNVICISTNNNNNPNNALQQNAKILSHTLDMNQKRSSHTSQYSTNPNIQDIQKQLHFQNQQNMNTPELHNPMQIVKQGSGNNYQQKNMNNNNNTKKKGPKEGRKTLSGAPHDLSMQHQQPSSKKSSVSSNFIEHNNLCTKLNSIINFEWISSDLKLHQNGNKQGSFDENDT; this is translated from the coding sequence ATGgatgaaaatacaaatacgGAGCTAAATTTTAACTCCTTAATTTTACCACTTGATGGTAAGAGCACGCATCATAGCATTAACAGtgttagtaataataacagtaacaatgGGAACAATAAgggcaataataataataataatttaaatagtaCTACTACTATGAATTTGAGTACtaatataagtaataatatgaGCGAGAGTGtgaataataatttgaacAGTAGTATGAGCAGTAGTATGGGAAATAATATAGGAACTAATATGGGCAGTAATATGAGCCATCATTTGAGCAATAATATGAGCAATAATATGAGCAATAATATGAGTcataatattagtaataatataaatagtaatttaaataataatataaatagtaatttaaataataatataaatagtaatttaaataataatataaatagtaatttaaataataatataaataacaatgtaaaaacaaatatgaaCAGTAATGTAAACATCAATTTGAACAACAATGTGAACAACAGTATAAACAGTAACATAAACAAAAACGTAAACAATGGCATAAACAGTAGTatgaacaataataacagtaataatagtattaacAATATAAGCAGGGGGGGAGGTGTTGAAAATGGTGGACTGAATAACACAGCTGGACCAGTTCCACCAATGGAACCTGTAGTAGTAGAAGTGAAAAAGAAAGTGGGTAGACCAAAAGGAGCGGTATCAGCAaataagataataaaaaaagaagaaaaggtTTCTACGTCATCTTCAGGCTATCCAGGAGTTAGTTGGAATAAACGAATGTGTGCATGGttagcttttttttatgatggTGCATCAAGAAGAAGTAGAACATTTCATCCAAAACATTTCAATATGGATAAGGAAAAGGCTAGATTAGCAGCTGTAGATTTTATGAAAACATTAGAAAAtaatggaagaaaaaaattaacaaagaATAAAGCAGGAAGAAATAAAACgaaacatttaaataatgatcATTTGGCAGCATTACATAATAGTGATGTTGCTAATAGTTTGAATACCTTAAATtcaaataacaataatttacAAATGCAATTAATGTCAATGAATCCAGGATTTTAcatgcaaaatataaatagaaattttaatatgtcAAGTATGTCAGCTAATGAgagaaataatttaaataatacttttaattcgttaaataataattctagTATGAATAATTTAACCAAAAATATGCAAGAGCAAAATGCTTTATATATTcacaatagtaataactcgttatttaataataatatgcatttaattaataacacgaataataacttaaattgtaataatagtaataataataataataataatagtaacaatggTAATACCAACTTGCATTATTTGAATGATCTAATTTTTCATTCAAATTTGCTTCAAGGAGCAGCAGCAGGTGGTAGTAACGTTTCATTTCATGACagaaatatgaataatagcGCAAACGACTTGTTAAATTTAGAGGAAAATTTGGGATTGCAGAAAAAAGAAGTTGAAGGTTTAATGAATGCTTTATTTagacaaaattataatatgaatCTAAATATGTCAAGTATTGATAAGCATTTTATGCAAAACAGTAcgagtaataataataataataatgctagtaataataatggtataagtaataataataataataataataatagtaacaaccATCAGGTTATGAATACATCTCCATCACATAGTGGTGGTGGAAATAGTAACAATAGTGGTAACGGTAACAACTCCattaacaacaataatagtGTAAATAATAAGAGTACATCAAATTCTATTAACAATAATTCTTCGCAGAATGCGCACATGTATATTTCaaatcataaaaatgatGCATTtgataataacagtaatagtaatattaatagtaatattaatagtaatattaatagtaatattaatagtaatattaataatggtattaataatagtattaataatagtattaataatagtattaataatagtattaataataataataataacgaatctaataataataacaaccCATCTAACTTATCCAGTTTTTATGATTATAATTTTGACATATATAGAGGGAATTTATCCCCCCATTTACTTGATATGGTAAATAGAATGAACAATGATTTAAAGGAGGGGAAAAATTTAGATAATCTAAATGATGatataaatgatttaaattTCCGTTTACATGAAAACTCAGCATGGATAAATCAACTAAGACATTCccataataatttatgtaacaATTTAAATAACAATCATTGTGATTTATGTGATACTAACGTTTCACCAgatcataataatagtaataacttaaaaaatcaaatagaaataaacaaaagaaagaaatCAGGTAGTTCTATCCCTGtgaataatagaaaaaatgaattgcttgatgaaaataataataataataataattgtaataataataataataataattgtaataataatgctaataataactgtaataataataatactaatacttttgatatgaataatttacCATGTAATTGTCCTGCACAGTTAAGAAACCAGAAAAACCATAATCTTTTTTGCATGTTTTACAATCATTCAAATACACCTCCCCCAAATGATAattcttataattatttacctTGGAATAATGCTtcttcaaataataatattatgaataacaTGGAAAAGAGTGAAAAGTTAGTGGATAACAcaaatggtaataataacacGAACAGTACTAATACAAACAATAATAGTCGAAATGTAGGTGATGCAAATAACGTTATTTGTATAtctacaaataataataataatccaAATAATGCTCTTCAgcaaaatgcaaaaattttatctcATACCTTAGATATGAATCAAAAACGGAGTTCTCACACGTCTCAGTATTCTACAAACCCAAATATACAAGACATTCAAAAACAATTACACTTTCAAAATCAGCAAAATATGAATACTCCTGAATTGCACAATCCTATGCAAATAGTAAAGCAAGGTAGTGGTAATAATTACcagcaaaaaaatatgaacaataataataatacgaaaaaaaaaggacccAAAGAAGGCAGAAAAACATTATCAGGAGCACCGCATGATCTAAGTATGCAACATCAGCAGCCATCCTCCAAGAAAAGCTCAGTTTCTTCCAATTTTATtgaacataataatttatgtacaaaattaaatagtaTAATCAATTTTGAATGGATTAGCTCAGATTTAAAGTTACatcaaaatggaaataaacaAGGTTCAtttgatgaaaatgataCTTGA